The proteins below are encoded in one region of Flavobacterium sp. IMCC34852:
- a CDS encoding zinc-dependent metalloprotease has protein sequence MKKITILLLVLVGFSGYSQKSKAWEITSRQNIQPLTQVQRSNFPREFKLYDANLTDVKAALRTAPNRLTAKQSNVVISVPNVDGITERFQMFEFSNFSPGLQMQFPNIRSYIGVGIDDNKAQIRLSMDDSGMQAMIFRTGRRNEFIEPYSTDGTVYAVYQSSRENGGLPFTCSTDDVRLSNSLQRQNSLSPNSNSGELLIFRLALSCNGEYTAFFGGTVANALAAMNATMTRVNGVFEKDLSIHMNLIDNNALVIYTNAGTDPYTTMNNWNNQLQTTLTNIIGEDNYDVGHMFGSTGGGGNAGCIGCVCVDGIKGRGITSPSNGVPMGDTFDIDYVAHELGHQFGGNHTFSHNVEGSGVNVEVGSGSTIMGYAGITGQDVQPNSDAYFVYASIKQIEDNMVGKTCPTRITLTNIAPIVSAGLDYTIPKSTPFILTGTATDANGDAMTYCWEQNDSATNQTGAASAASATKTAGPNWRSYNPSTSPSRYFPPLARVIANQSTTQGTDIVVEALSSVARTLNFVFTARDNYAGAGQTASDGMTVTVNGTAGPFLVSEPNTVVSWTVGTNQNVTWAVAGTTANGVNAQYVDIYLSTDGGNTYPILLASKVPNDGSETITVPNNVGTTNRVMVRGYRHIFYDISNANFTITAPTTTFGVSFNRIAEQQNKQICTGSIVSYIIPYTTYGGFSDATNFTVTGQPAGVTATLTPNSLSANGEVTLTLSNTDAAAPGFYSIVVTATSGATSRTVPFYLELFNSNFPTQTLTYPAHLQIGIPTTITLTWPANSNATAYDVQVATDDNFSNIVASATVTTNSYNVTGLSDSTQYVWRVLPKNNSCVGNYSAANLFKTGQPDCTVFSSTNVPINIPTTANVTVNSTLNVASTNVISDVNVTMNIAHTWVNDMTITLISPTGTQVQLVAQPCVSDSLLNINATFDDSGIPLVCQVNPAISGTIQPVQSLTAFNGQTMNGVWTLRVLDSFNQDGGAINSWSLRLCSTVAVPLGVDENTIKDFSLYPNPNNGDFNIQFNSTSSEKIELSIYDVRGRQIYLNTYANNGFFNENIQLNNLQSGVYLVKVKDGKNEITKKFIKQ, from the coding sequence ATGAAAAAAATTACAATTTTGCTTCTTGTTTTGGTGGGTTTCAGTGGATATTCTCAAAAGTCAAAAGCTTGGGAAATCACCTCACGCCAGAACATTCAACCTTTAACGCAGGTTCAACGTTCAAATTTCCCAAGAGAATTCAAACTTTATGATGCGAATCTAACTGATGTTAAAGCAGCATTGCGAACTGCACCAAACAGACTGACTGCAAAACAATCTAATGTAGTGATTTCGGTGCCCAATGTAGACGGGATTACAGAACGTTTTCAAATGTTTGAATTTTCTAATTTTTCTCCCGGACTCCAAATGCAATTTCCGAATATTCGTTCGTATATCGGAGTGGGAATAGATGATAATAAAGCGCAAATCCGACTTAGTATGGATGATAGCGGTATGCAAGCTATGATTTTCAGAACAGGTAGAAGAAACGAGTTTATCGAACCTTATTCTACAGACGGTACTGTTTACGCGGTATATCAATCGAGTAGAGAAAATGGCGGCTTGCCGTTTACTTGTTCAACAGACGATGTAAGACTTTCTAACAGTTTGCAAAGACAAAATTCATTATCACCCAACTCAAATTCGGGTGAGTTGCTTATTTTCAGATTGGCTTTGTCTTGTAATGGTGAATATACTGCCTTTTTTGGTGGTACAGTAGCCAATGCTTTAGCAGCAATGAATGCAACTATGACAAGAGTAAACGGTGTATTTGAAAAAGATCTGTCTATTCACATGAACTTGATTGATAACAATGCGCTTGTAATCTATACTAATGCAGGTACTGATCCTTATACCACTATGAACAATTGGAATAACCAATTGCAAACAACTTTGACCAATATAATCGGGGAAGATAATTATGATGTTGGACACATGTTTGGTTCCACCGGTGGTGGAGGAAATGCCGGATGTATCGGTTGTGTATGTGTTGACGGAATCAAAGGAAGGGGAATTACGTCACCTTCAAATGGGGTACCAATGGGTGACACTTTTGATATTGATTATGTAGCTCACGAATTGGGACATCAGTTTGGCGGGAATCATACTTTTTCTCATAATGTGGAAGGTAGTGGAGTCAATGTTGAAGTAGGTTCTGGATCAACCATCATGGGATATGCCGGTATTACAGGACAAGATGTTCAGCCTAATTCCGATGCTTATTTTGTGTATGCATCTATCAAACAAATTGAAGATAACATGGTTGGTAAAACTTGCCCAACCAGAATTACTTTGACCAATATTGCGCCTATAGTAAGTGCAGGTTTAGATTATACTATTCCAAAAAGTACGCCTTTTATCTTAACAGGAACAGCCACTGATGCCAATGGAGATGCAATGACTTACTGTTGGGAACAAAATGATTCTGCTACCAATCAAACCGGTGCAGCCAGTGCTGCGTCAGCTACTAAAACAGCCGGACCAAACTGGCGTTCATACAATCCGAGTACTTCACCAAGCCGTTATTTTCCTCCTTTGGCAAGAGTAATCGCTAATCAATCTACAACTCAAGGAACTGATATTGTTGTGGAAGCATTGAGTTCGGTAGCCAGAACATTAAACTTTGTTTTTACTGCCAGAGATAATTATGCCGGAGCCGGTCAGACTGCTTCTGATGGGATGACAGTAACCGTAAACGGGACAGCCGGACCATTTTTAGTTTCAGAACCCAATACGGTAGTTAGCTGGACAGTTGGAACCAATCAAAACGTAACTTGGGCTGTGGCCGGAACTACAGCAAATGGCGTAAACGCTCAATATGTTGATATTTACCTTTCTACTGATGGAGGAAATACTTATCCGATATTATTAGCCAGTAAAGTACCTAATGATGGTTCGGAAACGATAACCGTACCTAATAATGTGGGTACAACCAATAGGGTAATGGTTAGAGGATATCGTCATATTTTTTATGACATTTCTAATGCCAACTTCACCATAACGGCTCCGACAACAACATTCGGGGTGAGTTTTAATCGAATAGCTGAGCAACAAAACAAGCAAATTTGTACCGGAAGCATAGTGTCATATATTATTCCATATACAACTTATGGCGGTTTCAGTGATGCCACTAATTTCACAGTTACCGGTCAGCCGGCAGGAGTAACCGCAACCTTAACGCCAAATAGTCTTTCGGCCAACGGAGAAGTTACTTTAACCTTAAGCAATACAGATGCAGCTGCCCCGGGATTCTATTCCATTGTGGTAACGGCAACTTCAGGTGCTACCTCCAGAACTGTACCTTTTTATTTAGAGTTGTTTAATTCTAATTTTCCAACTCAAACTTTAACTTATCCGGCACATTTACAAATTGGAATTCCAACTACAATTACGTTGACTTGGCCGGCCAATTCAAATGCGACGGCTTACGATGTACAAGTAGCCACCGATGATAACTTCAGCAATATAGTGGCTTCTGCTACCGTTACAACCAACTCATATAATGTGACAGGATTATCAGATTCAACGCAATATGTATGGAGAGTTTTACCAAAGAACAATTCTTGTGTGGGTAATTATAGCGCCGCTAATCTGTTTAAAACAGGACAGCCAGATTGTACTGTTTTTAGTTCAACTAACGTACCTATAAACATTCCAACTACAGCAAACGTAACAGTTAATTCGACACTTAACGTTGCTTCAACCAATGTTATTTCTGATGTAAATGTAACCATGAATATTGCTCATACTTGGGTAAACGATATGACCATTACATTAATAAGCCCAACAGGAACTCAAGTGCAATTAGTTGCCCAACCTTGTGTTAGTGATAGTTTGTTAAATATTAACGCCACTTTTGACGATTCGGGAATTCCTTTAGTATGTCAAGTTAATCCGGCAATTTCAGGAACTATTCAACCGGTTCAATCGTTAACCGCTTTCAATGGTCAGACGATGAACGGTGTTTGGACTCTTAGAGTTTTAGATTCGTTTAACCAAGATGGTGGTGCCATCAACAGTTGGAGTTTGAGATTGTGCAGTACTGTTGCAGTTCCGCTTGGGGTTGATGAAAATACTATTAAAGATTTTAGTTTGTATCCAAATCCAAACAACGGAGATTTCAACATTCAATTCAACTCAACTTCATCTGAAAAAATTGAACTTTCAATATATGACGTTAGAGGAAGACAAATTTATTTGAATACTTATGCCAATAATGGCTTCTTTAACGAAAATATTCAATTAAACAATTTACAGTCCGGCGTTTATTTAGTAAAAGTAAAAGACGGTAAAAATGAAATTACTAAAAAATTCATCAAGCAATAA
- the ruvC gene encoding crossover junction endodeoxyribonuclease RuvC: protein MANERIILGIDPGTTIMGFGLIKVVNKKMEFLQLNELILSKYDDHYTKLKVIFERTIELIETHHPDEIAIEAPFFGKNVQSMLKLGRAQGVAMAAGLSRQIPITEYEPKKIKMAITGNGNASKEQVAKMLQQLLSLKELPKNLDSTDGLAAAVCHFFNTGKVTAGKSYSGWDAFVKQNEERIKK from the coding sequence TTGGCCAACGAACGCATCATATTAGGAATCGACCCCGGAACAACCATCATGGGATTTGGATTGATTAAAGTGGTCAACAAGAAAATGGAATTCCTTCAATTGAACGAACTCATTTTGAGCAAATACGATGACCATTATACCAAGCTGAAAGTCATTTTTGAACGTACTATAGAGCTCATCGAAACCCATCATCCGGATGAAATTGCGATTGAAGCTCCGTTTTTTGGCAAAAATGTACAATCGATGCTGAAGTTGGGCAGAGCACAAGGCGTGGCAATGGCAGCCGGGTTATCGCGCCAAATTCCCATTACCGAATACGAACCTAAAAAAATCAAAATGGCCATCACCGGTAACGGAAATGCCAGCAAAGAACAAGTAGCCAAAATGCTCCAACAACTTTTAAGCTTAAAAGAATTACCTAAAAATCTGGACTCAACAGACGGTTTGGCCGCAGCGGTTTGTCATTTCTTTAATACCGGAAAAGTCACCGCCGGAAAAAGCTACAGCGGTTGGGACGCTTTTGTAAAACAGAATGAAGAACGAATAAAAAAATAG
- the hemW gene encoding radical SAM family heme chaperone HemW gives MSGIYIHIPFCKQACHYCDFHFSTSLKKKDEMVLALAKEIDLRKDEFKDETVETIYFGGGTPSILEIADLRLLIDEVFQNYNVIDNPEITVEANPDDLTETRITELANNRINRLSIGIQSFFEDDLKLMNRAHNVEEAKKCLEIATQYFDNITIDLIYGMPNMSNEKWLQNIETALSYNIPHISSYALTVEPKTALHRFIKQGIIPPLDDELAQEHFHLLVDKLEANGFIHYELSNFGKENYFSKNNSSYWLGKKYIGIGPSAHSYDGEKRGWNVSNNSLYLKSLAENKVPIETETLTKTDRYNEYIMTGLRTIWGVSLDRIETEFGPKYIDYLNQQSAKYIEDHLLFIDDNILRTTKSGKFLGDGIASDLFLLNLE, from the coding sequence ATGAGCGGCATTTACATCCATATTCCCTTTTGCAAACAAGCTTGTCATTATTGTGACTTCCATTTTTCGACTTCATTAAAGAAAAAGGACGAAATGGTTTTGGCATTGGCCAAAGAAATTGACTTGCGAAAAGACGAGTTTAAAGATGAAACAGTTGAAACTATTTACTTCGGTGGCGGAACTCCGAGTATATTAGAGATTGCAGATTTAAGATTGTTGATTGATGAGGTGTTTCAGAATTATAATGTAATCGATAATCCAGAAATTACCGTCGAAGCCAATCCGGATGACCTTACAGAAACCCGAATAACCGAATTGGCGAATAACCGAATTAACCGCTTAAGCATCGGAATCCAATCTTTTTTTGAAGACGATTTGAAACTGATGAATCGCGCACACAATGTCGAGGAAGCCAAAAAATGTTTGGAGATCGCCACCCAATATTTCGATAATATCACCATCGATTTGATTTACGGCATGCCCAATATGAGTAACGAAAAATGGCTACAGAACATCGAAACGGCTTTGTCTTATAATATTCCGCACATTTCGAGTTATGCGCTCACTGTTGAGCCGAAAACGGCTTTGCACAGGTTTATTAAGCAAGGTATCATTCCGCCACTCGATGATGAATTGGCGCAAGAACATTTTCACCTTTTGGTAGACAAATTAGAAGCCAACGGATTCATTCATTATGAGTTGTCCAATTTTGGCAAAGAAAATTATTTTTCCAAAAACAATTCGAGTTATTGGTTGGGCAAAAAGTATATCGGAATTGGTCCGTCAGCACACAGTTATGATGGCGAAAAACGAGGTTGGAATGTGTCTAATAATTCACTTTATTTGAAATCTTTAGCCGAAAATAAAGTCCCGATCGAAACCGAAACCTTAACCAAAACCGACCGTTACAACGAATACATTATGACGGGTTTGCGCACCATTTGGGGTGTTTCTTTAGATAGAATCGAGACTGAGTTTGGGCCAAAATATATTGACTATTTGAACCAACAATCGGCCAAATACATCGAAGACCATTTGCTTTTTATTGATGACAATATTTTGCGAACCACCAAAAGCGGGAAGTTTTTGGGAGACGGAATTGCGTCCGATTTATTTTTGCTAAATTTGGAGTAA
- a CDS encoding cyclase family protein — protein sequence MKALIDNKFQIDLSKPIDISLPLSNTEANPIAWYIDKPEIKPVKFGDWVGKVSEGSSTNFNNIFFNPHGHGTHTECLGHITKEFYSINQCLKQFFFTAELISIVPKEMNNDFVITLESISTALDVTLKNGVPKEALIIRTLPNLEAKKHKNYSHTNPPYLAEDAAIFIRESGIQHLLIDLPSVDREEDEGKLLAHKAFWNVKDINNLNADARLNCTITEMIYVEDDVKDGSYILNLQIASFENDASPSKPVLYRIEH from the coding sequence TTGAAAGCATTAATCGACAATAAATTCCAAATCGACTTATCTAAACCCATTGATATTTCCCTTCCATTATCAAATACTGAGGCCAATCCGATTGCGTGGTATATTGACAAACCCGAAATCAAACCGGTAAAATTCGGAGATTGGGTTGGAAAAGTATCCGAAGGCAGTTCGACCAATTTTAATAATATTTTCTTCAATCCACACGGACATGGCACGCACACGGAATGTCTCGGACATATTACCAAAGAATTTTACAGTATTAATCAATGTTTGAAACAGTTTTTCTTTACTGCCGAATTGATTTCGATTGTACCAAAAGAAATGAATAATGATTTCGTTATTACTTTGGAAAGTATCTCGACTGCGCTCGATGTGACACTAAAGAATGGCGTTCCAAAAGAAGCTTTAATTATCAGGACTTTACCAAATCTGGAAGCGAAAAAGCACAAAAATTACTCTCATACCAATCCGCCGTATTTAGCCGAAGACGCAGCGATTTTTATTCGCGAAAGCGGTATCCAACATTTACTCATTGATTTGCCAAGCGTGGATAGGGAAGAAGATGAAGGCAAGTTATTGGCACACAAGGCCTTTTGGAATGTAAAGGATATCAACAATCTTAATGCTGACGCACGATTAAACTGCACGATTACCGAAATGATTTATGTGGAAGACGATGTTAAAGACGGAAGTTATATTCTGAATTTACAAATTGCTTCGTTTGAAAATGATGCTTCGCCAAGCAAACCGGTTTTGTATAGAATTGAACACTAA
- a CDS encoding MmcQ/YjbR family DNA-binding protein produces the protein MNVQQLYEFCLSKKGVTEHFPFDEDTLVFKVGSKMFCLTSLKEWEKNTPSLNLKCDPERAEELRAEFEAIQPGYHMSKIHWNTISFNNDVTDKMMCELINHSYELVFKSLTKKTQNEILQNEN, from the coding sequence ATGAACGTCCAACAGCTTTACGAATTCTGTCTTTCCAAAAAAGGCGTTACCGAGCACTTTCCGTTCGACGAAGATACTTTGGTGTTTAAAGTCGGTAGTAAAATGTTTTGCCTCACTTCTTTAAAAGAATGGGAAAAAAATACACCTTCACTCAATTTAAAATGTGACCCGGAACGCGCTGAAGAACTTCGGGCTGAATTCGAGGCGATACAACCCGGTTATCACATGAGCAAAATCCATTGGAATACCATAAGTTTTAACAATGATGTTACCGATAAAATGATGTGTGAACTGATTAATCATTCCTATGAATTGGTTTTCAAAAGTTTGACTAAAAAAACTCAAAACGAAATTCTTCAAAATGAGAATTAG
- a CDS encoding PH domain-containing protein: MLDNLKKILNEDQDPKAIEKITAKLDNLLMSNEEVGYIAVQKKPAVNIFPDSIVVTNKRIILCKPKNLGLSMEFIDYDWDDIEASFVKEGILGADFTFSTKSDLTHTVDYLPKNQARKLYTFAKEQLDLLKHPKVETPVAEQPKPFEDAETPIVAEAEIIEEVATEEVTSFAEIIPVEQSGYRDEKQFPDDRSGLAELSQDELFEKLQNYKKLLDNGLILQGEYDALKKEILSHM; encoded by the coding sequence ATGTTAGACAATTTAAAAAAGATATTAAACGAAGACCAAGACCCAAAAGCGATTGAGAAAATCACCGCTAAGTTGGATAATTTATTGATGTCTAATGAAGAAGTGGGTTACATCGCGGTACAGAAAAAACCGGCGGTAAACATTTTTCCCGACAGCATAGTCGTGACCAATAAAAGAATCATCCTTTGCAAGCCTAAAAATTTGGGTTTGTCGATGGAATTCATTGATTATGATTGGGATGATATTGAAGCTAGTTTTGTAAAGGAAGGAATTTTAGGAGCCGATTTTACGTTTTCAACCAAATCAGATTTAACGCATACCGTAGATTATTTGCCTAAAAATCAAGCGCGAAAATTATATACTTTTGCCAAAGAGCAATTGGATTTACTCAAGCATCCGAAGGTTGAAACACCGGTTGCTGAGCAACCCAAACCGTTTGAAGATGCAGAAACGCCTATAGTTGCAGAAGCCGAAATTATAGAAGAAGTAGCCACAGAAGAAGTGACTAGTTTTGCCGAAATCATTCCGGTAGAGCAATCAGGGTATCGTGATGAAAAGCAATTTCCGGATGATAGATCTGGTTTGGCCGAATTATCACAGGATGAATTGTTCGAAAAATTACAGAACTACAAAAAATTATTAGATAATGGTTTGATTCTGCAAGGTGAATACGATGCTTTAAAGAAAGAAATCCTAAGCCATATGTAA
- a CDS encoding DUF4407 domain-containing protein, which translates to MLKRFFLLCSGVDSDIVNSCSNGEQNKYAGIGATVFFTAVMAFIAGSYALYTVFDNLYTAIFFGLIWGFLIFNLDRFIVSTIKKRDSFLDEFIQASPRIVLAIIIAIVISKPLEIKIFEKEINTVLLKEKNELAIANKNQVTNYFKGDVTKNQAEIDSLKSSIAKKEKEVSALYNSYITEAEGSAGTKKMGKGPIYKEKRAAHDLAAKQLDSLKISNAKIIADKETRAKTLQTDLDKKVTEGQPIIDSFDGLMARINALGKLPWMPSFFIMLLFLAIETSPIFAKLLSPKGEYDLKQEDQEMGIKSVLSQNRYQSELQKKTDAEIYDKVYADIRDDKEIYNYKKKGAIELLKLQADGFVDKQKKSM; encoded by the coding sequence ATGTTAAAACGCTTTTTTCTCCTTTGTTCCGGTGTCGATAGCGACATTGTGAACTCTTGTTCCAATGGTGAACAAAACAAATACGCAGGTATTGGCGCCACCGTATTTTTTACCGCAGTTATGGCTTTTATAGCCGGTAGTTATGCTCTTTACACGGTTTTTGACAATCTCTACACAGCTATTTTCTTTGGACTGATTTGGGGATTTTTAATTTTCAATCTCGATAGATTTATTGTCTCCACCATCAAAAAAAGAGATAGTTTTTTAGATGAATTCATCCAAGCTTCCCCGAGAATTGTGTTAGCTATTATTATTGCTATAGTGATTTCGAAACCGTTGGAAATCAAAATTTTTGAAAAAGAAATCAATACCGTTTTATTGAAGGAGAAAAACGAATTGGCTATAGCCAATAAAAATCAGGTGACCAATTATTTCAAAGGCGATGTCACTAAAAACCAAGCTGAAATCGACAGCTTAAAATCATCCATTGCCAAAAAAGAAAAAGAAGTTTCCGCTTTATACAATTCGTACATCACCGAAGCCGAAGGTTCAGCAGGAACCAAAAAAATGGGGAAAGGCCCAATTTACAAAGAAAAACGCGCTGCTCATGATTTAGCCGCCAAACAATTGGATTCCTTGAAAATTTCCAATGCCAAAATCATCGCCGATAAAGAAACCAGAGCCAAAACACTACAGACTGATTTAGACAAAAAAGTTACCGAAGGCCAACCCATCATTGACAGTTTTGATGGTTTAATGGCACGAATTAATGCTTTGGGGAAATTGCCTTGGATGCCTTCTTTCTTTATCATGCTACTATTTTTAGCGATTGAAACGTCGCCTATTTTTGCCAAATTATTATCGCCCAAAGGCGAATACGATTTGAAACAAGAAGACCAAGAAATGGGCATCAAAAGTGTACTCTCGCAAAATCGTTACCAAAGCGAACTGCAGAAGAAAACCGATGCAGAAATCTATGATAAAGTCTATGCCGATATCAGAGATGACAAAGAAATCTACAATTACAAGAAAAAAGGCGCTATCGAATTACTCAAACTCCAAGCCGATGGTTTTGTAGATAAGCAGAAGAAATCGATGTAG
- a CDS encoding dipeptidase, whose protein sequence is MDNIKNYVQQNKQRFIDELIELLKIPSVSADSAYAQDVINTADAVKASLEKAGCNFVEICETPGYPIVFGEHIIDKNLPTVLVYGHYDVQPPDPMDLWTSPPFEPVIKTTEIHPEGAIFARGACDDKGQMYMHVKAFEYMIVNNCLPCNVKFMIEGEEEVGSKSLGWFVERNQEKLICDVILISDTGMISNQQPSITTGLRGLSYVEVEVTGPNRDLHSGLYGGAVANPINVLTKMIASLHDENNHITIPGFYDKVEELSAAERAEMAKAPFSLEKYKQALDIADIYGETGYVTNERNSIRPTLDVNGIWGGYTGEGAKTVIASKAYAKISMRLVPNQDWEEITELFKNHFESIAPKAVKVKVTPHHGGQGYVTPIDSIGYKAANKAYTETFGVQAIPVRSGGSIPIVALFEKELKSKTILMGFGLDSDAIHSPNEHFGVFNYLKGIETIPLFYKYFVELSK, encoded by the coding sequence ATGGACAACATCAAAAACTACGTTCAACAAAATAAACAACGTTTTATAGACGAACTTATTGAACTTTTAAAAATCCCTTCAGTAAGTGCTGACAGTGCTTATGCTCAAGATGTGATTAACACTGCAGATGCGGTAAAAGCCAGTTTGGAAAAAGCCGGTTGTAACTTTGTCGAAATATGCGAAACGCCGGGTTATCCTATCGTTTTCGGGGAACATATCATCGACAAGAACTTGCCAACCGTTTTGGTTTACGGTCATTACGATGTGCAACCGCCGGATCCGATGGATTTATGGACTTCGCCACCATTTGAACCCGTAATCAAAACCACCGAAATCCATCCTGAAGGTGCCATTTTTGCCCGTGGTGCTTGTGATGACAAAGGTCAGATGTACATGCATGTGAAAGCTTTTGAATACATGATTGTCAATAATTGTTTGCCTTGCAACGTGAAATTTATGATTGAAGGTGAAGAAGAAGTTGGGTCAAAAAGTTTAGGCTGGTTCGTAGAAAGAAACCAAGAGAAACTGATCTGCGACGTAATTTTAATTTCCGATACGGGAATGATTTCTAATCAACAACCGAGTATCACAACCGGTTTGCGTGGTTTGAGCTATGTAGAAGTGGAAGTTACCGGACCCAATCGCGACTTACACTCAGGTTTATACGGTGGCGCAGTGGCCAATCCAATTAATGTGTTGACCAAGATGATTGCTTCGTTGCATGACGAAAACAACCACATTACTATTCCGGGATTTTATGACAAAGTAGAAGAGCTTTCGGCTGCCGAAAGAGCAGAAATGGCCAAAGCACCATTCTCTTTAGAGAAATACAAACAAGCTTTGGATATCGCCGATATTTATGGGGAAACGGGTTATGTAACCAATGAAAGAAACTCTATTCGCCCAACCTTAGACGTGAACGGAATTTGGGGCGGATACACCGGTGAAGGGGCAAAAACAGTTATCGCCAGTAAAGCTTACGCTAAAATTTCTATGCGTTTAGTACCAAACCAAGACTGGGAAGAAATTACCGAATTGTTTAAAAACCACTTCGAAAGTATTGCCCCAAAAGCAGTAAAAGTAAAAGTAACACCACATCACGGTGGTCAAGGTTATGTTACGCCAATAGACAGCATTGGTTATAAAGCCGCAAATAAAGCTTATACTGAAACCTTCGGTGTACAAGCCATTCCGGTACGCTCCGGCGGCAGTATTCCAATTGTGGCTTTGTTTGAAAAAGAGTTAAAATCAAAAACAATCCTAATGGGATTTGGTTTAGACAGTGACGCGATTCACTCGCCTAACGAACATTTCGGGGTTTTCAATTACTTAAAAGGGATTGAGACGATACCGTTATTTTATAAATATTTTGTGGAGTTATCTAAATAA